A single region of the Bdellovibrio bacteriovorus genome encodes:
- a CDS encoding winged helix-turn-helix transcriptional regulator, whose translation MNKRTEKEVLNHKVETTLERVIKKPLFDETCIFSVAARFLGDKWTMIVLVALLERTKRYNELQKQIPTISPKMLAQTLKSLEEWGFISREVYPEIPPRVEYSLTPFGRSLMPTLSVLFDWAIENESKLRKIK comes from the coding sequence ATGAACAAAAGAACTGAAAAAGAAGTGCTTAACCATAAGGTTGAAACGACCTTAGAGCGTGTCATTAAAAAACCTCTGTTCGATGAAACATGTATCTTTAGCGTAGCGGCACGATTCCTGGGCGACAAATGGACAATGATTGTTCTTGTCGCCCTTCTTGAACGGACCAAACGCTATAATGAGCTTCAAAAGCAAATACCGACCATCTCGCCAAAGATGCTCGCTCAAACTTTAAAGTCTTTAGAAGAGTGGGGCTTTATTTCACGAGAGGTCTATCCCGAAATCCCTCCCCGAGTGGAGTACTCGCTCACACCGTTCGGTCGAAGCCTTATGCCCACACTTTCCGTGCTGTTTGATTGGGCCATAGAAAATGAGAGCAAGCTGCGCAAAATTAAGTGA
- the infA gene encoding translation initiation factor IF-1, with translation MAKDDLVNVEGKVVDLSGGGVYSVTLENGVLVKARLCGKMKKFNIKVVVGDRVSVGVSPYDPSHGLILHRHKF, from the coding sequence ATGGCAAAAGATGATTTAGTAAATGTCGAAGGTAAAGTCGTCGATCTTTCTGGCGGTGGTGTTTATTCAGTGACTCTGGAAAATGGAGTCTTGGTCAAGGCACGCCTTTGTGGAAAAATGAAAAAATTCAATATCAAGGTTGTCGTAGGCGATCGCGTCAGTGTCGGGGTGTCGCCTTACGATCCTAGTCACGGGCTGATTCTTCACCGTCACAAATTCTAG
- a CDS encoding RNA recognition motif domain-containing protein — protein sequence MGRKLYVGNLSFTVDSEQLGTVFSEAGSVASVNVLTDRETGRSKGFAFVEMSTDEEAQDAIHKLNGIALSGRPLNVSEARPQENRFSSNRRGGAFGSRRSY from the coding sequence ATGGGAAGAAAATTATACGTCGGAAACCTTTCATTCACAGTGGATTCAGAGCAACTAGGCACTGTCTTTTCAGAGGCCGGAAGCGTGGCTTCGGTCAATGTACTGACCGATCGTGAAACAGGTCGAAGCAAAGGTTTTGCGTTTGTCGAGATGTCGACAGATGAAGAAGCACAGGACGCGATTCATAAATTAAACGGTATTGCCTTGTCAGGTCGTCCCTTGAATGTTTCTGAAGCGCGCCCTCAAGAAAATCGTTTCTCGTCTAATAGACGTGGTGGCGCCTTCGGGTCTCGCCGTTCTTATTAG
- a CDS encoding sensor histidine kinase, translating to MRETETIKKNVTNRLTEMLSKESSVMNNSDALLDAVPPFLDDLLSYINSDSRFTFRHLETDGMSAPYGRAKAALTSFPLPQLLKEFSLLRKAVNEELQKQNELSYEARNKVDEAIDAVISLAVTEFVTTKGQRTEDALTKAETSNRSLEQFAGVAAHDLKSPLATISGYLSLLEEELGQALPGNEYIPIIEGAAERMRKLIDRLLSYARLSGKNIPFEKVDLNDVLKISIQNLHSAILETQTQIESDELPSVYGDFELLVQVFQNIFSNSIKFRGTKPSRIKVTVQSRPEQSSWVFCIKDQGIGFDPKEKDTIFGLYTTLNSGKQLSGSGIGLATCRKVVELHGGQIWADSKPDHGTSIFFSLPVINAEN from the coding sequence GTGAGAGAGACTGAAACAATTAAGAAGAATGTAACGAACCGACTGACGGAGATGCTTTCAAAAGAATCATCTGTGATGAACAACTCTGATGCTCTTCTGGATGCTGTTCCTCCCTTTCTGGATGATCTACTTAGCTACATAAACTCAGACAGTCGTTTCACATTCCGTCATTTAGAAACCGATGGCATGTCGGCACCCTACGGAAGAGCGAAAGCCGCACTGACTAGTTTTCCTCTTCCACAACTTTTAAAAGAATTCAGTCTGCTACGCAAAGCCGTTAATGAAGAACTGCAAAAACAAAATGAGCTCAGCTATGAGGCTAGAAATAAAGTCGATGAAGCCATCGACGCCGTGATCTCGCTGGCAGTCACAGAGTTTGTGACCACAAAAGGCCAAAGAACCGAAGATGCCCTGACGAAGGCCGAAACCAGTAATAGAAGTCTAGAACAGTTTGCTGGTGTTGCAGCTCATGATCTTAAGTCTCCGCTAGCGACAATTTCAGGGTACTTAAGTTTGTTGGAAGAAGAGTTAGGACAGGCTTTGCCTGGTAACGAATATATTCCAATTATTGAGGGTGCCGCAGAAAGAATGCGCAAGCTTATCGACCGCTTGTTAAGCTATGCTCGCCTTTCGGGAAAAAACATTCCTTTTGAGAAAGTGGATCTCAACGATGTCCTAAAAATTTCAATTCAAAACTTACACAGCGCCATTCTAGAGACACAAACTCAGATAGAATCTGATGAGCTTCCTTCTGTGTATGGTGATTTTGAACTTCTGGTGCAGGTATTCCAGAATATTTTTTCTAACTCGATCAAGTTTCGAGGTACAAAGCCTTCACGTATCAAAGTCACAGTGCAAAGCCGACCTGAACAAAGTTCGTGGGTATTTTGCATTAAAGATCAGGGAATCGGATTCGACCCAAAGGAAAAGGACACTATTTTTGGTCTGTACACGACATTGAACTCGGGCAAACAGCTCTCTGGCTCAGGAATTGGACTGGCCACGTGTCGCAAAGTCGTCGAGCTGCACGGAGGCCAAATATGGGCCGATTCCAAACCTGATCACGGAACATCGATCTTCTTTTCTTTGCCCGTAATTAACGCAGAAAACTAA